In Synechococcus sp. PCC 6312, one genomic interval encodes:
- a CDS encoding RDD family protein, translating to MELKSRQGGHGANQGAICWKKGLILLMSELARQYPDYFPARPWKRVIATGIDGAMVWVLSAVAAVPGQAIQWGQILVFLLAWWVLRVAVVSRNKGQSLGHWLMDLRVIDQRGRTPLLQRLTQREGILGGLVLLALVALDSGLGFAILLLVAPVIVDCSWAWINPRHNTLHDLISQTEIVVAYRGFSLDRKLIRLSQQIRAQRSK from the coding sequence GTGGAATTAAAGTCGCGCCAAGGTGGTCATGGGGCAAACCAAGGGGCCATCTGTTGGAAAAAAGGTTTGATTTTACTGATGAGTGAACTTGCCCGCCAATATCCAGATTATTTTCCCGCCCGGCCCTGGAAGCGGGTGATTGCCACCGGGATTGATGGGGCGATGGTCTGGGTCTTAAGTGCGGTTGCGGCGGTTCCAGGCCAGGCGATTCAATGGGGGCAAATCTTGGTCTTTCTCCTAGCCTGGTGGGTCTTACGGGTAGCTGTGGTTTCCCGCAATAAGGGCCAGAGCTTGGGGCATTGGTTGATGGATCTGCGGGTCATTGATCAACGGGGACGCACGCCTCTGCTGCAACGCTTGACCCAACGGGAGGGAATCTTAGGCGGGCTGGTTTTATTAGCCTTGGTGGCACTGGACAGTGGCCTGGGGTTTGCCATCCTGTTGTTGGTCGCGCCGGTGATTGTGGACTGTAGCTGGGCCTGGATTAATCCCCGTCATAATACTCTCCACGACTTAATTTCACAGACAGAGATCGTGGTCGCCTATCGGGGGTTTTCCCTTGATCGTAAACTCATTCGCCTGAGTCAACAGATTCGCGCACAACGCAGTAAATAA
- a CDS encoding PadR family transcriptional regulator: MKLDDIYQFFKQPPPVYLSKEVAVCYVLYTLVEKGDSYGTALIQSIETDYPLYRLSDTVLYSALKFLEDDGIISGYWKKVEGRGRPRRMYHVVPEKDELAKDLAKLWLTYLQDESTFEKSSKSRK; encoded by the coding sequence ATGAAACTGGATGACATTTATCAGTTTTTTAAGCAACCGCCGCCGGTGTATTTGAGCAAGGAAGTCGCGGTCTGTTATGTGCTTTACACCTTGGTGGAAAAAGGTGACTCCTACGGCACAGCCCTGATTCAATCCATCGAAACTGACTATCCCCTCTATCGTCTATCTGACACGGTGCTATACAGTGCCTTAAAGTTTCTGGAGGATGACGGGATTATCAGCGGCTACTGGAAAAAAGTTGAAGGGCGGGGGCGGCCGCGGCGGATGTATCATGTGGTTCCAGAAAAAGACGAGTTAGCCAAAGATCTAGCCAAACTCTGGTTGACCTATCTCCAAGATGAAAGCACTTTTGAAAAGTCCTCAAAAAGCCGCAAGTAA
- a CDS encoding uracil-DNA glycosylase family protein, translated as MTELTEHCQACQRCELSQTRTHVVISRGNPEADLMIIGEGPGQTEDETGLPFVGRAGQLLEKILASVNLDSDKDVYICNIVKCRPPGNRVPTLAESNACRPYLLEQIRLVDPKIILLTGATAVKGVTGDTRGITKIRGTWIEWEGRLCMPILHPAYLLRNPSREVGGPKWLMWQDIQAVQAKLQSLSPDHSVNH; from the coding sequence TTGACAGAACTAACGGAACATTGCCAGGCCTGTCAGCGATGCGAGCTCAGCCAAACCCGTACCCATGTGGTCATTAGTCGGGGTAACCCAGAGGCAGATTTAATGATCATTGGCGAGGGGCCTGGGCAAACGGAAGATGAAACCGGACTCCCCTTTGTCGGCCGGGCGGGACAACTCTTAGAAAAAATCCTCGCATCCGTGAATCTAGACAGCGACAAAGATGTGTATATCTGCAATATCGTCAAATGTCGTCCGCCGGGAAATCGGGTTCCCACCCTGGCCGAGTCCAACGCTTGCCGCCCCTACCTTTTAGAGCAAATTCGCCTCGTGGATCCCAAAATTATTTTGCTGACTGGAGCCACTGCGGTTAAGGGAGTGACCGGGGATACTCGCGGGATTACCAAGATTCGCGGCACCTGGATTGAATGGGAGGGCCGTCTCTGTATGCCGATTCTTCACCCTGCCTATCTGTTGCGAAACCCCAGCCGAGAGGTGGGCGGGCCCAAATGGTTGATGTGGCAAGATATCCAAGCAGTCCAGGCCAAGTTACAATCCCTCAGCCCAGACCACTCTGTTAATCACTGA